GCCGATCTAATCGAGGTTCTAAGTAAGGTCGATCTAAACGAGGAAGTACCGCCAAATCTCTATAAAGCGGTCGCAGAAATCTTTAGCTTTTTATATCAAATGACGAATAAAAAATAGGACGTTTGTCGTAAAAGCAAGGCGAGAGCAGGCTTATCGCAAGCGTAAATTTGAGCGCGAACTAGGAAATTTAAAAAAGACGGTTGTAATAATGCTTTTTGATTCGCCTTTGTTTGTCTTGTTTTTGGTTTCTGTTTTTGCCTGTAGTAACGCATACTAATAAAAATAGTCTTATCCAAAACGGACAAAAACCGGTGATTATCAAGTAAGATTTGACTACTCTTTTGCCGTTGTGGCGAATACTGAATTCTCATCTAAATTTTAATGTACCGTTTTAGCTATCATAAAATTATCCGCATTGTTTTATGTATTTTACTTTATGGTTAAAATTAATGTAGATAAATATATGGTATTTGTGAAATTAACTCAGGAACGGAACAAATTTGAAACAAAACTATTCCTAATCAGCGTTTTTTCTGTCAGCCTAATGTGTTTAAAGTTTTTTTAAACAACTTAATCTAAACAAGATTGTCCCGGTAAAACTAAATAGAGCGAGATTTATTTTTACAGAGAGTTGCCGCAGCTACAAGCCGCGATCTACTACGCCAGAGAGGAGTTTGATAGTGTGCGGATACTGTGCGCACCGTGCTCGACTGGCGATGAGGCGTACTCGCTAGGTATGCTCGCGCACTCAAATTTGTTCGACGTAAACCGCGTCAGCATCGTTGGTGTCGACATAAACTCCGAGGCTATCGATAGCTGTAAAAAGGGCGTTTATAGCGAGCGCTCGCTGCACCGCCTAAACGACAATCAAAAAAATATCTACTTTACAAAACGTGACGGCAAGTATGAAATCAAGCGTGAGATGCTGCCTAGATGCGAGTTTAACGTGGCAAATATCTTTGACGACGCGATCTTTAAGCTCGGTAAATTTGACATCATTTTCTCGCGAAATATGATGATTTATTTTAACGAGGAATTTAAGCTAAAAACGGTCGAGCGCTTTCATAAAATTTTGAGCGATCACGGCAGACTATACGTCGGGCACGCCGATCTAGTACCGTTTACGACGCTTTATAAAAAGCATATTTCAAACAGAACGACTTACTACGCCAAGGCCTGAGCGGGGTAAATTGCCATTAAATTTGATTGATAAATTTGATGTGAGCGGATGGCTGCGTTTTTGACGCGGACGGCAAATTTGCCGGATTAAATTTGATTAAATTTGCCACTTGCCAAACCCGCGCCGCAAGGCAAATTTACGCTAGCTCGTCTTTGTAAATTTTACGCACAAAAAGCCAATAAATCGCTCCCGCAAAAAACATACAGCCTATCAGTGCCGTGATTATCGAGAGGCTAAGCCCAAGCTCAAAAAGCAGCCCTATACCGCTAGAAATCACCGCCGCGACGCCCAGGTAAACCATATCGTTATAGGCGATTATACGGCCATAAAACGCCGGATCGCACTTTTGCTGGATGAGCGTGTAGGTGTAGCTCCAAAGCGTCGAGGTGAAAAATCCCGCGCAAAAAATCCCGATAAATCCGATATAGAAGTTAAACTGCAGTGCGCTCCACGCTATGACGCCAAGCCCATGCCCGACGTAGATATAGACTAGGTTGGAGTTTGAGACAAATTTGCTAAGCACGAGTGGACCGACGATGAGGGCGACGGCGCGGCAGGCGTTTATGTAGCCTATGATGAGCGATGCCGATAGCAGGCCAGCGTACGGATAGTCTGCTAGTAGCGCCACGAGCGCGTCGTAGCTAGTCACGCCTACAACCGCGTGCAGCATGATGAGGTGTGCGATGAGTGGGTTTTGTTTTACGTATTTTAGGCCGTTTTTTAGCATCTCGCGGACTTTTTCGCCGCCTTTTTTGGCTCGCACGGCGATATTTGTTTTAAGCAGGACGATGAGCGCCACGCCGTAAAGAGCGCAGTCTAGCAAAAAGGCGCTTTTTATCCCGAAAAAATGGATATAAATGCCCGCCAGTCCCATGCCCGCGGTGTATGAAAACGCCCAGATGAGCGAGTGGATCTCGTTTGCGGTTTTTAGGTCGTCTTTGTTTAAAATTTTAGGGAAAAGGCTCATCTCGACCTGAAAATACGTTCCGCCGGCTCCGACTCTGATAAATATTATCATAAATAGCAGCCACATCAATGAAAGCTTGTCGATAAAAACTAGCATAAAAACCGTCACCATCTCCACGACCGTGAGCGCTATTAGCATTGGTTTGGGGCTAAATTTATCCACCACGATACCACTAAAAGGCGATAGCAGCACGCCCGGCACGAAAGCTAACGCAGCCGCCGCCGTGATCGCCCAAACGGGCGCGTCAAGCTCGATAAGCAGCGTAAAAATGCCCGTGTGCGAGAACCAAACGCCAAAATAGCAAATCAGTTGTATGAGCGAGAGGCGCGCGAAAACGGGCTGGTTTTTTAGTAGGTCGATAAATTTACTCATTTTGGGCTTCGGGTCAAATTTGAGCGCTAAATTTGCCGATTAGTTTGCTTCTAGCTTTTTGTAGATGCGCTCCTGGGCGAAATTTTCTTTGATAAAGCTGTTTTGGTTGCTGATCTGGCGTAGCGTATCGCCGTTAATCTCGAAATTTAGCTTTTCGCGGTATTGATTCGTCACTCTTAGGGTGTTGCCCTCTATCTCGTATTTGCCCTTTTGCATCTCTCTTTGCGCGATCTTTTTTTGATAAATGGTGTCGATTTTAAACGTTTTGTCCGCGTTTAGTGTTAGCGTGCTTTTTGAGTTTTCGCCACATCCGTCGCAAAACACCTTAGCTTCGTAAACGCCGATCAAATTTTCCTTATCTATCTCGGTGCCGCAGGTTTCAAAAACCTCCGTGCTGCCGCATTTTTTGCTATTTACCGCGCTTGCGCCGCCACTTGCCGCACAGCCAGCAAATATCATCGCGGCAGCGGCTAAAAATAAAATATTTTTCATGATTTATCCTTAAAATTTTGGCTAATTATACTAAAAAATTTCCGCTAAAATGGCGATTTTTTAGCAAAAAGCGGCTAAAATGATGAAAAATATTTTAAGGAGTAGTCATGGAAGAGAGCATCCCGTTTATCGTATTTGCCGTGGTCGTGCTGGCCTTTGCGGTCTTGTTTTTAAAAGCCGGTATTAAGATCATATCGCAGTCTGATATCTACATCGTCGAGCGTTTGGGTAAATTTCACAAGGTGCTTGACGGCGGATTTCACATCATCATCCCGTTTGTAGATCAGATCCGCGCCGTGATCACCGTGCGCGAACAGCTAGTAGATATCACGAAGCAGCAAGTTATCACAAAAGATAACGTAAACATCAGCGTCGACGGTATCGTGTTTTTAAAGGTCGTGGACGGCAAAATGGCTCTATATAACGTCGATAGCTACAAACGCGCGATCGCAAATTTGGCCATGACGACGCTGCGCGGCGAGATAGGTGCTATGAACCTTGATGATACGCTTAGCTCGCGCGACCGCCTAAACTCCGCGCTACAAAGAGCGCTCGGAGATGCCGCCGACAACTGGGGCGTAAAGATCATGCGCGTCGAGATCTCGGAGATCTCCGTGCCGCACGGCATCGAAGAGGCGATGAATCTACAGATGAAAGCTGAGCGCGAAAAACGCGCGATCGAGCTAAAAGCGCAGGCTGAAAAAGAGGCGCTCATCCGAAACGCCGAGGCTCTAAAACAAGAAAAAGTATTGCAAGCCGAAGCCATCGAGCGTATGGCCGATGCGAAAAAATACGAGCAAATCGCGCTAGCGACGGCTCAAAAAGAGGCGATGGATATGATAAATGAAAGCATGGCGCAAAACGCAAAAGCCGCCGAGTTCTTGCTCGCGCGCGACCGCGTCGGAGCCTTTAACGAGCTAGCCAAAAACGGCTCAAAAGATAAAATTTTAGTCCCTTACGAAGCGACCGAGCTCATCGGCTCTTTAAGCGTTTTAAAGGACTTTTTGGGCGCTAGGGCGGCGAAATGATACCTGCGTACTTGATGCTGGCTGCGGGCATTGGACTAATCATGCTCGAGTTTATGCTCGGTAGCTTTTTCGTGCTATTTTTCGGGCTTGGATTTTTGGCGGTCGGAGTTTTGGGATTTTTTATTGATATCGCTTGGGAGTATCAAATTTTACTCATCGCTATCGTCTCGTTAGTCCTACTTTTTGCACTTAGAAAGCCGCTAAAGGCCAAATTTAACCAGCACGAAAGCGAGGTCAAAGACGACTTTTTAAACGAGAGCGGCGAGGGCGAGATCAGAGAGGGTATGGTCTATTTTAAAGGCACTTTGTGGCGATACGACGGAAATTTAGCCGAGGGCGTAAAGGTGCGCGTGCTCGGCACGAAGGGAAATAAAGTCGTTTTGGAGTGAGATTAAATTTGAGCTTTTGAGGCGGCTTAATGCTTTAATCTAAGTCGCCTTTTGCTGCTCAAATTTAAAAGATATCGATGAAGCTTGCTGTGGATGCGTACTATACTGGAAATAAGGCTAAAGTCGTAGAGGTTTTGTTTGAAAACTTTAGCGACAAAAAGCCGCTCAAAATCATCTCAAAGGTGGTCGGCAACGTAGCGCCCTAAGAGAGCGGAAGTTTTTACAAAAGGGAGCTGCCGTGCATCGTCTTGCTTTTGCAGGATTTGGATGTGCGGGATATCTCGCTCATCGTGATCGACGGTTTCGTTTATCTTGATGAGGAGGGCAGATGTGGTCTGGGCGGGCATTTATACGAGCATTTGGAGCGTAGAGTGCAGATCGTGGGCGTAGCTAAATTGCCTTTTAAAGGCAGCTGTAAGCTTGTAAGAGAAATTTGCAGAGGCCGTAGTAAGAGGCCGCTTTTTGTTAGCGCTGTCGGTACCGACCTAGACGAAGCGGCGCGGCTCGTAAAGGGTATGAGCGGCGAGTTTAGGATACCTAGCTTGCTTAAAATTTTAGACGACGAGACTAAAACCAAAATTTAACTATTTTGTTGTGAAATTTAACTTGATTTTGATGTTGCTAGCTGGCCTAAATTTGAGGGGAAGTGCGATCAAATTTGACCTTGACCGCATTTAAATTTTAGTGTTTGTGATGAGGACAGGCGTGCGCTTTGTCGCTTGCGCTGCTTTTTCCGTGATGGGCGCAGCCTTTATCTTGCGCACATTCGTGCGCTTTCGCGTCGCATTTTGGGCATGGTTTTGATTTGGCGCTCTCGCCGCTACAGCCGAGATTTTTGTCTACCCCGTGATTTCCGTGATGAGGGCACTCTTTCATCGCGCCGTGAGACTGGGCGCAGTTAGCGTTTGCCATGCCGTTATGCGGGCAGCTTGCGTCTTTTATCTGCGTAGCGTGGCGATACTCCTGCGCGTTTTGCTCGGCTGGAGCTGGTTTGTTTGCCGTGCAGCCTGCAAAAACTAGCGCCGCAATCGCAGCTAAAACTAAATTTTTCATCTTTTCTCCTTTGATAAAATGTCTCGGAATTTTATCAAATTTAAGCTTTATAAATCGGGTTAAATTTAAAGGCCGCGGCAAATTTGACTCTGGGCTTTATATGTTCGACTATCTGTGACGGTGCGGAGCGTCGCAGCTAGCGACAAAAGGCCAAATTTTAGCTCGAGAGCGTCTTTTGCGGATTTTAAAATCATTTCTTTTCTTTGCGTATGCCGTAAAATAATGTCCGCAAGATGTTAAAAACGTGAATTTATCAAAGATAAAAGCGTTTTTCGCTAAACTCGCGTAAAAAATTTAAAGGAAAAATTTGACTAGACTAAGCGTAGACGAGGCGGTAAATTTGATAGAAAACGCCGATCTAAACGAGCTTGGATCGATGGCTCTAGCGCGTAAACGCGAGCTGCATCCAGACGGCGTCACGACCTTTATCGTGGATAGAAATATCAACTACACGAACGCGTGCTGGGTGGACTGTAAATTTTGCGCGTTTTACCGCGATCACAAGGACGAGGACGCCTACGTGCTCGGCTTTGACGAGATCGGGCAAAAGATCGAGGAACTCATCGCTATCGGCGGGACGCAAATTTTATTTCAAGGCGGCGTACACCCGAAGCTAAAAATCGAATGGTACGAGGATCTCGTGGAGTTTATAGCAAAAAAATATCCAAGCATCACGATTCACGGATTTTCCGCGGTCGAGATCGACTATATCGCGAGGATCTCGCGTATCAGCACGAGGGAGGTGCTTCGCAGGCTGCGAGAAAAGGGGCTCTACTCGATGCCCGGAGCCGGAGCCGAGATACTAAGCGACCGCGTCCGTGACGTGATCGCGCCTAAAAAATGCGACGTAGAAACCTGGCTACGCATCCACCGCGAGGCGCACGAAGAGGGGCTAAAGACGACTGCTACGATGATGTTTGGCACCGTCGAAACCACGGGCGAGATCGTGGAGCACTGGGAGCATATCAGGAGTTTGCAGGATGAGACTGGTGGCTTTAGAGCGTTTATATTGTGGAGCTTTCAGGGGCTAAACACGCGCCTAGCCGCCGAACATCCCGAGATCAAAAAGCAAAGCTCGAACCGTTATTTGCGCCTGCTTGCCGTCTCTAGGCTATTTTTAGACAACGTGCCAAATATCCAAAGTAGCTGGGTCACGCAGGGCAGCTATATTGGGCAGCTGGCCTTGCTGTTTGGCGCAAACGACCTAGGTAGCACGATGATGGAAGAAAACGTCGTCAAGGCCGCCGGCGCTAGCTACCGCATGAATCAAGACGAGATGATACGCCTCATCAAAGATATCGGCGAAAAACCCGCCAAACGCAATACCAATTACGATATTTTAGAAAGGTTTTATTGATGAAAATCATAAATTTAAAAGCCGCAAATTTACAAATCCCGGCTGTCTACGAGGCGAGCAAAACCCTGCCCGCCGTGAGCCTAAAGTTTATTTTCAAGGTTGCCGGAGCTTGCGTAGAGGACAAGGCGGGGCTAGCTAAATTCGTCGCGAAAATTTTCGACGAAGGCACGCTAAGCAAGGGCGCGGCTGGCTTTGCCAAAGAGCTTGAAACGCGCGCGATAAGCCTTTACGCGAGTGCGGGATTTGAGACGTTTGCGTTTGAGCTAAACTGCCTAAAGGAGCACTTTTCTTTCGCGCTTGCCAAGCTAAAAGAGCTTTTAGAGGAGCCAAATTTAAGCAAAAAAAGCTTTGAAAAGGTGCGAACTTTGACGCTGGGCGAGATATCGGGTAACGAGAGCGACTACGACTATCTAGCTAGAGTCGCGCTAAACGGGCTGCTGTATCCCGGTACGAATCTAGCAAGACCTAGCATCGGCACGAAGCAAAGCGTGGAGAGTATCACACTAGAGGACGTTAAAAACTTCATCTCTAGTAAGCTTGACCTGGTAAATTTATTCGTAGTGCTAGGCGGCGAAGTGACGCCTGAGGAGCTAAATTTAGACGAGATTTTAAGCTCGCTAAAGGCGGGCGAGCCGCGCGAGCTAAAGCTTCTTAAAACCGATGAAAAATGCGGCCAAAAGTCCATAATCAAGCCTAGCGAGCAAGCCTATATCTACTTTGGCGCGCCTTTTGACGTTTCCCGCGAGGAGCGGTATAAAGCCAAGGTCGCGACGTTTATTTTGGGCGAAGGCGGCTTTGGTAGTAGGCTGATGGAGGAGATCCGCGTGAAGCGCGGGCTGGCGTATTCGGCGTATGCTAGGAGCGAATTTGCGCTCAGCCACTCGCAAATTTGGGGATATCTGCAAACCAAAAACGAGAGCAGGAGCGAGGCGGTCGCAGTCGTGAAAGACGAATTTGCAAAATTCGTCAAAAACGGCGTAAGGGCAGGCGAACTAGCGCAGGCTAAAAGATTTTTGCTAGGCTCTCAGCCGCTACGCCAGGAGACGCTTTTTAACCGCTTAAACATCGCTCAGAGCGAGTTTTATAACGGCTTTAAACTAGGAAATTTTAAAGACGAGCTAGAAAAAATCTCAAAGCTAAAGCTTGCCGAGCTAAACGCGTTTATAGCGGAGCACGCGGAGATAGAAAAGCTCAGTTTTGCCGTGCTTTACAATGAAATTTGATGAAAAAGATAGAATCAATCTAAAAAAAATCGGCGTAACCACTCTGCTCG
This region of Campylobacter showae CSUNSWCD genomic DNA includes:
- a CDS encoding CheR family methyltransferase — protein: MPQLQAAIYYAREEFDSVRILCAPCSTGDEAYSLGMLAHSNLFDVNRVSIVGVDINSEAIDSCKKGVYSERSLHRLNDNQKNIYFTKRDGKYEIKREMLPRCEFNVANIFDDAIFKLGKFDIIFSRNMMIYFNEEFKLKTVERFHKILSDHGRLYVGHADLVPFTTLYKKHISNRTTYYAKA
- a CDS encoding MFS transporter, whose amino-acid sequence is MSKFIDLLKNQPVFARLSLIQLICYFGVWFSHTGIFTLLIELDAPVWAITAAAALAFVPGVLLSPFSGIVVDKFSPKPMLIALTVVEMVTVFMLVFIDKLSLMWLLFMIIFIRVGAGGTYFQVEMSLFPKILNKDDLKTANEIHSLIWAFSYTAGMGLAGIYIHFFGIKSAFLLDCALYGVALIVLLKTNIAVRAKKGGEKVREMLKNGLKYVKQNPLIAHLIMLHAVVGVTSYDALVALLADYPYAGLLSASLIIGYINACRAVALIVGPLVLSKFVSNSNLVYIYVGHGLGVIAWSALQFNFYIGFIGIFCAGFFTSTLWSYTYTLIQQKCDPAFYGRIIAYNDMVYLGVAAVISSGIGLLFELGLSLSIITALIGCMFFAGAIYWLFVRKIYKDELA
- a CDS encoding copper resistance protein NlpE N-terminal domain-containing protein, producing the protein MKNILFLAAAAMIFAGCAASGGASAVNSKKCGSTEVFETCGTEIDKENLIGVYEAKVFCDGCGENSKSTLTLNADKTFKIDTIYQKKIAQREMQKGKYEIEGNTLRVTNQYREKLNFEINGDTLRQISNQNSFIKENFAQERIYKKLEAN
- a CDS encoding SPFH domain-containing protein, with amino-acid sequence MEESIPFIVFAVVVLAFAVLFLKAGIKIISQSDIYIVERLGKFHKVLDGGFHIIIPFVDQIRAVITVREQLVDITKQQVITKDNVNISVDGIVFLKVVDGKMALYNVDSYKRAIANLAMTTLRGEIGAMNLDDTLSSRDRLNSALQRALGDAADNWGVKIMRVEISEISVPHGIEEAMNLQMKAEREKRAIELKAQAEKEALIRNAEALKQEKVLQAEAIERMADAKKYEQIALATAQKEAMDMINESMAQNAKAAEFLLARDRVGAFNELAKNGSKDKILVPYEATELIGSLSVLKDFLGARAAK
- a CDS encoding NfeD family protein, yielding MIPAYLMLAAGIGLIMLEFMLGSFFVLFFGLGFLAVGVLGFFIDIAWEYQILLIAIVSLVLLFALRKPLKAKFNQHESEVKDDFLNESGEGEIREGMVYFKGTLWRYDGNLAEGVKVRVLGTKGNKVVLE
- a CDS encoding dehypoxanthine futalosine cyclase, whose protein sequence is MTRLSVDEAVNLIENADLNELGSMALARKRELHPDGVTTFIVDRNINYTNACWVDCKFCAFYRDHKDEDAYVLGFDEIGQKIEELIAIGGTQILFQGGVHPKLKIEWYEDLVEFIAKKYPSITIHGFSAVEIDYIARISRISTREVLRRLREKGLYSMPGAGAEILSDRVRDVIAPKKCDVETWLRIHREAHEEGLKTTATMMFGTVETTGEIVEHWEHIRSLQDETGGFRAFILWSFQGLNTRLAAEHPEIKKQSSNRYLRLLAVSRLFLDNVPNIQSSWVTQGSYIGQLALLFGANDLGSTMMEENVVKAAGASYRMNQDEMIRLIKDIGEKPAKRNTNYDILERFY
- a CDS encoding M16 family metallopeptidase: MKIINLKAANLQIPAVYEASKTLPAVSLKFIFKVAGACVEDKAGLAKFVAKIFDEGTLSKGAAGFAKELETRAISLYASAGFETFAFELNCLKEHFSFALAKLKELLEEPNLSKKSFEKVRTLTLGEISGNESDYDYLARVALNGLLYPGTNLARPSIGTKQSVESITLEDVKNFISSKLDLVNLFVVLGGEVTPEELNLDEILSSLKAGEPRELKLLKTDEKCGQKSIIKPSEQAYIYFGAPFDVSREERYKAKVATFILGEGGFGSRLMEEIRVKRGLAYSAYARSEFALSHSQIWGYLQTKNESRSEAVAVVKDEFAKFVKNGVRAGELAQAKRFLLGSQPLRQETLFNRLNIAQSEFYNGFKLGNFKDELEKISKLKLAELNAFIAEHAEIEKLSFAVLYNEI